In Pangasianodon hypophthalmus isolate fPanHyp1 chromosome 13, fPanHyp1.pri, whole genome shotgun sequence, the genomic window GTAGTGGTCCTGAGCCGTGCTGCCGTTTGTGCTGTTGGCAACTGAAGTGTTTTTCAGAGGGTAATCTTTGAAAATCTATACAGAAGAATAGGATATGagtgaagagaagagatgaAACCTGATGGTCGGTTAAAGAAATGTTCAGTCAAAATATGCCTGTGAGCTACCATTCACTATTAGTAATTTAAATTGGTTTAAAATGGTTGCAAAATATGTAACACAGTTTGAAAGGTATCAAAGCATTTCTATTAAAGTAATATAAAGATATAGTCAGCAGATGTTGGTGGAAATTAGTTGTTGTTAGTTGTGAATTTCAAGCAATTACAGCCCCTCTCTTTAATGTGCTAGCGCTCATGCCAACAAGTATTCAGTGTGTACACGAAAGATGATTTTAAGTTACAAAGAGGTTAAGATgtcgttttttttgttttgttttgttttggtttttttgcagtgaaggcAAGTACGCCCCTAGAAATAAGTTTTTCAGAGTTTCTTTGAATAGAGTTCTAAGGGTTCTTTCAGGTTTTTTGGCTGGCTAAAGAAGTTCTGACTAGAACTCTCTTGCATAGGGTTATACATAGAATATTTAAGGATTCCCCCGAAGAATGCTTAACGGTTCTAGACTTAGCCTTTTTTCTAACAGTATAGTGACTCCTctgtgtcctgattggttggatgttggtggtccGCATGTTATTCTCTGGTTTACAGAACATGAGGCACCATGCAGACAAGAGCAGGTCTTTTATTGAAGCTGTCAGAATGTGAGAactttgcaaaatattttttaaaaaagtgttctgAATTAAAAATCAATGAACACCTTTTAGTCTTTGTGTTTACCTTGTAAAGCTTGAAAAAAGTTTCATAGATGAAAATGAGGGAGATAAGGATGGAGAAGATCTCTTGGGTAAAACGAGAGATGAAGCGGACGAGGAAGCTAGCCTCTGCTGCTACCACAATCAACACAATGATGATCAGCCACATTCCAACCCATACCCGACCCACAATGTACTCGTAGCCCTGAGAATTACAAAActgacagacggacagacacaAACAGGACAACATTTTATGGATTCACTTCAACCAGTCTAGGAATCACATCTAGAGATGACAGACCTATAAAAATGTCACACTTTCACATCATGAAAGTAAATAGACCTCTTGTTGtaaacctttaagggttcccccaggTGGAAGAACAGAGGAGAGCTTTAGAGTTCTGTATTTAACCTTTATCCTAGGAATACCTTTAAATATATTGTCAACTTACACTGTCTATGTGCTATCATAGACATGTGATACATGTATACACAGTAATATAGTGATCACTGTAAAAGTCTGCATTTGTCTTTTGCAAGTGAAGACATTACTTGTAGATAGTATTCCACAATATACTACTATGAATAAAACTAAGTAAGTTTTATATATCACTCAATCTGTAACTATATTACAGTTGATAAACAGGTAGCCCTACGTTATAGAACGCCTCTTCAAACACCAGCAGTGGCCCACTGAAGCCGATGACCAGCACAGGTTGGGCGGCAAACAGGCAGAAAATGATTCCCTGTATGCTAGTGGAGATCATCAACTCTGGCACTCCCATCCATTTGTTTGTCTTATCCGCTAAGAACAgtagagagaaagtgagaagtGAGAAGCAGTCGAGAATTAAGTTACCTAATGTTCCAGAATGGACACGGTTTACAAGGAGCATGATACTCACCCAGAAGGCCTCCAAAGGTGATAGCAGGAGAAAGGGCAGCAAAATAGATGAAAATTATGGCAGAAAGCACCTGAGGATTTATGGCATCGATGAAGTCACTCAGGTAATGGCGGTAACGACGCTTGATGTCCTTGACCATTCCACCAAATGGATATCCAGTTCGAGCCAATGGATCATCCCGTGGCTGCTCAGGCTCTGCTCATGTGTGTACATAAaggatgactttttttttttttactaaagtgATAAACAAATAGAAAGCTAAACTTCCACAAGAAAATGCTAACTTGGTCTTTTTATATCTTGACATTTATCTATAACTTCCAACAAATCACCCtaaaagaaactgcaaaactgaTCTAAGATCAGCCCAATAGGTAATCGTCTACCAATACTCCTAAGACCTAACCTTTAGCTTTTGCTCCAAGTAGGATTCGGGTGTCAGCAGGGCGGAGTCTTTCACGTAGCATTTTCTTTTGGAAGCGGATGATTGGCTGGAGCATGGTCTCGGTCTGGATCTCAGTGGGTGGGATCACAATGCTGCAGTCCATGAAGTCAGCAATAGCATTATTCAGCTCTTTTTCACTATCGGCAAGATAGGCCTCCAAGCTGAAGACCTTTTGGTGAGAGGCAGATGGGGAGAAGAGAGTGAAGACCAAGTAAAACCTATGCGAACTTAACGGTCATAGGTTTTCCTCATTGTTGCCCAATTCTCCATTTTGCCCCCGTCCTTCAAAACTCTTTTGTTCATGCAGtgctcataatgcataataattaGCCTGAGACAAAACCTATGTATTGACCAACATATTTTGATCAAAGTGACCAATGGATCTTCTTGTCCCACGCATCCTGACCCTCACACCAGGCCAAGGAGAACTTCCTAGTAGTGTGGCTGCTTAATGCTTACTTagtgtttaataatgtttcttAGCCACTTCCTCTCTTACCCAGTCAGCCAGGAGTGTACCCATGGCACGTCCGCTCTCGTGGAAATCTATGCCGCTCTCAGCAGGGCCTGCCAGGACAAATATAAAACGCACAGGCACAGAAGCCTCCATAATCCCGTCCATCACCACGGAATCTTGCAGTCGCACAAATGCCACAACCGGCTTCTGTAGGGAGTCCACCGCACCTAAAAACATAGTCATAAAGTAAGACAAATTCTACAAAGATGTTTTCAAATAGTAGcccagtgtttttgtttattaaaaatttgtGGTAAATTATCCTTCCTCCTCACCTGATAACACAATAGATGCCTCTACATTATCAGATGTGTCTCTCTGATTGAGAAGAATGAAGAGCAGAATCAGTGAAAGAGACTGACACAAGTTATTGCAAGAAGCTACAGTCTTAGAAAAAGGGCTCCTCAAGGGgtctttttatgtttaatatttgtaacatttgtttttaaaagggTTATAACTAGAACCTTTCATAAAAAGGGAAACCCCTTGTtttacataaaatctttaaGGGTTTTGCAGGAGGGCCAAACTGAAGCATGTTTTATGTTCCAAGAGTGTACATTGCATATTTACTGTGGGTAGAAAAACAGGGTGGTAAGGAATTAGAGATTATTTGATGGATAGAAAAGGAAACCTTCTGATGTAGAGTTTGACATAGGACTTTAAGGGTTCTCCtagagggacaaaccaaataAATTCCTAGATGAAAGCTTTTTACAAAAAGTGTACATTGTATATTTAGTGTGGGCAGAAAAACCCCAACAGGATGGTAAGGCACAAAAGATGGTTTAACAGATGGATgcttgatggatggatgaacacacactcactgtccactttaataggaacacctgctcatttatgcagatttccaatcagccaatcatgtggcagcagcacaggtcaagagcttcagataattttcacatcaaacatcagaatggggaaaaatatgatttctgtgactttaaccatggcatggctgttggtgccaggtgggctggtttgagtatttcagaaactgtcaatctcctgggattttcacacacaacgttctctagagtttacagagaatggtataaaaaacaaaaaacattgcgTGAGCGACAGttgatggaaatgccttgtcgataagagaagtcagaggaaaatggccagattggtttgaggtgccaggaaggatatagtaactcatataatcgctctttacaaccgtggtgagcagaaaagcatctcgttatgcacaaaatattctgagatgcttttctgctcaccatggttgtaaagagcgattatatgagttactttttttttttttttaagttttctaaaatgaaaaccCTCAGTTGTAggtttttatataaaatcttttAGGGTCTTGAATGAAACTGTTTATTTCTAAGAGTATAGTTAGATGAATAGGTGCAGTATTtaagtgtatgtatgtgtgggaTTCATCTACTAATAAACAGacaattgtttaataaataaagaattgcTACCTGTTTGGTGACAGAGAAGGTCTGCATCTCAATGCCTGCTGAGGTAACCTGAGTGCCACCAGCCTGACTGTGAACCACCAACAAAGCAAAAGTAAGTTAGTTCTCATGGGTGTGACCATTTCCCCAGTGGAAGTGACCTCTGGATGAGGTTTACCTGCAGCTCAAAACTAATGTCAAGAAGTCTTTGGCCCATGGTCCAGACAAGCACTCATTACACACTGGACTAATACTAACATCTTGTGGGTACAcgcatgtgtatatgtgttttacCTGCGCTTCTCTAACAATGCCTTCAGCAAGGTCCCCTGATCTGAGGCCCGAATCTCATTCTTTCCCAGAAGTTCATCTACGATCTTCTCAGCAATGACTATGAAGTCTTTTTCGCTCAGGTCCAACAGCACTGCCGCTGCAGACATCCAATCCAacaaagtgttatttaaattcACAGTGAGAGCAATTATATAACTCTGggtttattttactttctgcAAGAGAACAAGTTCtacaaacagattaaacaaaGGATATTACTAATTTGGTCTGATGGAGAGAATTTTTCActcttaaaaaaacattctacGAGCTTCTCAATGTTCCAGAAGGGTAAACCCTCTGTTGTGGGGTTCTAAGCTATAAAGGTTTCCCCAAAGGGGGACAAGCTGAGAAGCATTTTAGGGTGCTAGATTGAACCTATTTTAAATAGTAACATTTATAAGACTCATATGTTCTTGGTAGTTGCCAAATAAGTTCTTTTTTGGTTATGGACATTTGAAAATCTCATGGCTTTTgacaaaaaccacacacaaagTAGGAAAATAAATGTCCTAAATGTCCTCGAATCTCACCTGTGCTCATGACCCTGCGGAGCTGAATAAGGCTTCTGAAAGTGAGACAGGAAATGTGTGAGGAACCCCATTTCCCAGTGGTTGGATTGAATGTTTCCTCATACCCCACCCAGCGACCGGTCTCCTGCCATTTTTCCCCCACCAGCTCGTTCAGCTCCACAtatgactgacacacacacagacactgagtcACATGATGGAACTCAATCAAACGTGTGGAGCATGTGTGGTTGCGGGTTTGAGTGGAATGAGGTGATGTGTACTGGGCATGTGCTTACCTGAGAGTCACCTCTGGTGGTGGCGTTGGTGTTGGTGTTCCAGGCCGCTGTATCACAAGACACATGAGGTAAGACATAATCGTGACATAATGACGAGGACAAATTGCCAGTAAGTTTTAAACTCTAAGTTTCACTGTGTGATGGGAATTTCATTTATTAGAATGAAAAGATTTTCAAGATATTCAAGATTGTATTTTGGTTACATAGAAGGTTACACTTATGATTACATATAAGCCAAAATCTACTGTCCTGCAAGCTGCATACTATGCTGCAATATTTACTGCCTCTATACAGTAGATAGCCTACATAAGtgcattgcataagtattcacccccatttGTAGTGTTATGAAATGGCCTAGAAATGAAATGGACCTAATTGGCATTATATGACTCTACACAAAATGGCCACTAATACTGAAGTGAGGTAAAAATCAAGAtaatttgcaaaaatatttactaaaaaatttatatattatgattGTGTAAGTATTCGCCCCTGGTGGTGTGAAACCccaaattagttctggtgcaaacTCTGATTGATAGTTTTCCAGAACATTGTCCCAGAACTTGTTTTGAAAGCTGTTGGTTAGGTATAATCTCTAACAATCTCTGATGCCTTCAAGAAACAGGTATATTTATTTTGAGATCTCGTGACACTTTATCTGCATGCAGCTTGACTCCATTCAATTCAGTTATTTGAATATGGTATTGGTAACTGGTTGCATTCATGGCCTATAATCCCAATAAAGTCCATTCCAGTTTCAGGTTGTAACAATACATAATATAGAAAAGTTTAAGGAGGGTGACTAATTATGCAAGCCACTAGATACTTGTAGTAAACACAGAacttatacagtgtgtgtgtgtgtgtgtgtctgtgtgtgtcagtttatgtgtgttttagttaCCATCTGGGTGTGTATTGATGATGTAGCTCTCAGGAGGTTGCCCCTCCTGCTGCTCCTGTCTCTTCTGCTCCAAGTCATAACTCCCTGTATGTTCAGGAAGAGTCCTACAGGGGGCGATAGAGAGCCCAGACTGAAAATGACACTCAGGACTGAGTCCCACTGCACAACACTACTACTCTCACCCTTTGGTCTCACCAGAGCTTACGTATGATAGGCCAGGCTGCGATCTGTCCTCTTTTAATCATCCTAAAATATGAATAGTAATGTTTAATCTCTAATCAGAGAGTTTAGGGCTATGCTAGACCAGAGTTTTAGAGTAGAATTTTTTTCCTGGTGCAATCACACATTAATGGATAGCTGTGTATATGACATTTGGATCTAGGAGACTCAAAGTACTGAGGCCTCTCTAGGACATCTTTTAACAGAAAGCATGTCTATTTCTCACCAACAGAGGGCGCAGGTTTACTGAACATTTCTGCTGCATGGACATGTGCTGTATGCTTACATGGTGGTTGTCAGACTTTGGCAGTTAATGATTACTGGAACATTGTGATAAAtcaagtattattattaatactaatgGGATGGGATTTAAAGGGGCCTATGTTtgataaaattacaataattcaATCTGTGAAGTTGGAAATTTCCAAGAAACTGCTTCACAGGTTTGATATTTGAAAACGGAGGTTGTatgatataaaaacaataatagttataaatataataagagGAATAGTAATAAATGATTCTTGTACCTTTATTTAATCCATGTTTCTTAACCAAAAGAAATTAATTCATgacgaaacaaacaaacaaacagacaaataaatatcgtattaataaaattataattaattgcAACATGCTTTTATGCTGTTCTATTTCTTGCATCATTTTGTCTGATGTACAGGACTTTGGTCCACAAGAGTGGACATGATCCGAGGAAggacgtatgtgtgtgtgtgtgtgtgtgtgtgtgtgtgtgtgtgtgtgtgtgtgtgtgtgtgtgagtgtgtgtgtgtgcatgtgtgtgatacTCACATGCTGAATGGTGAGGCTGGAGGTGAATCAGCATCCTCATAGGACATGTCATTGTCCTGAGAGGACAGAAGAGagacaggctgtgtgtgttgcgGCAGTTAGAgtcaaacatttattattttatatagtagAGCATTAGGTATTGATGCTCACCCCTGGAAAATTTAGAACAGCTTCCATCAGTAGGGCCTGTGCTCtgccttcttattattttttcccctaaactCAGAAAAACATTACACGGAAcctgttcatacacacacacacacacacacacacacacacacacaatatgagCTACAGTAATATCAAGTATCCAAAACAAAATGCTCTTTCAATAATCCTGGcatgatgtactgtatgtaatatcTATCTAGTCCAACTTATTGTTTTGCATAGTTTCTCCACATcacataaatgaaatattacactataagataaacacaacacagtgcaatttgtgtattatttgaCATCTTTTGACAAGACATTTTTCACTGGAGCAAGTCTACCAATATTGTTTCACAGGCTTGGCGGTTCTATATAGGCAAAGCACATTTTCTTATCACTGTTTAACCCTGTACTGTAAAATGTCCCcgcctctgtctctgtctctctgtccctctgtcacgcCTGCTTTTGCAGACTCGCCTGCCTGACTCTCATAcaagtgtgttatttattagaCCATGGTTCCTCATCTACAAACTGCCTCTAACACATCTGATCTAGACTATAAAGGGGTTAATATTGAGCAAAtgtgtcaggtgtgttagagtgttaAAACCTGACCCTGTGCAAAGTAGCGAATCACCAGGACTGGAGCTGAGAAGTCCTGTGTTAGACTAGTGTTTCTGCTCAGATGAGATCTTACAGAGACAGGGAGATTTCTCATGCAGTATGTGCTGTTGTCTGATAAGCCTTGCTATCAGTAGTCACCAGTCAGCAACGTGCACACAATTTGCTTTTAAATTCACTCACCATAGCAGAACTTAATGAAGCATTAGACTGTAAATTGATGTAGTGGTACTCATAAATATAGCTGCTAACCAGGGGTGACAAACTCAATTTAGTTAATGGGAAAcaattcttttaatttattaacattgtATACAATTtaatatacatacaatataaaaaatatggtttaccattttatatatataaaacaccatatttttaaatattatattatattatattatattatattatattatattatattatattatattatattatattatattatattatattatattatattatattatattatactatattatattatattatattatattattagcagggacatgatattattatatgatCATGGCCCTGAGTTTATCGttctattttgccccctagtggaataacagagactatgtctttttattattattattattattattattattattattattattattattattattaaactgtaCAACATCTTTTTACAGCAGTGCTACCCTCACAGTTACACTGTACCTGTAttatgtatttgtattgtacATTTGACACATTTAATGTACAAACAGGGTCCATAAAGTCTAATTATGTACTTTAAATGAGGGTACCACCCTTGTGACAAGCAATGGTTCCATTTAGTACCATTTAGTACCattgttttttagtttttttacaGAGCATTTGGgcaacacttttaaaaaaattctactatCTATTAGAACTCAGTCACAAAGTATGGTATTTTATCGAGTTGTCTGAGAGTGTGTTCTGTGGCTCATGATAGTGTCAGTCATCGCTCAGGCCTCCATTACGTTGCCACGTTTCATGAGCCTATGGCCTAAATCGTATAGTACCTAGTATGTTTTATGTACTAATCCTCTAGAGTGAGTAATACTTGTGTATTATTATGTTAGGTTATTatgttattgtatgttttttatattgAAAAAGTTCCCAATTCCACTTCACGGATAGAGACCCATCTTTAGCTAGCCACctgatattagctagctaactaactaacagtTCTTGCTGTGTTACGTATAGTTTAATTCCcctcatatttatttacagttacagttcaAAAGCAGACAGGAACTTTCTACAGCTATCCTTAGTGGGCATTTTTCTCATAAGTCCCTCCCCTTCAGTGGCGCATTATGGGACAGGTTAGCACAAAAAGTGTCTATTGCTAATTGGTTCATTTGTTCGACAAATATCATACATATTTTTACTGTACTATGCTTGAACATATTTCATTACAtaatagcagctacaaacagtcaaccattcaccagcttctctctttttctctcttttgaagtcaATAACAAAAAAGTGTCTTATtaaaagaaaccagaaagttcAAAGTCTTTCAAAGTCCTATGTCCTCTATGGCGgaaaaattactgactgttacatagcgctgacactgaagactccttccataaatgctaaatagacATATCCTTAcaaaaacttcactatatcaaagattacacatttttctttgttaaacaagaacacattttaaaattcattcatataATTAGGGGcatctcatattattattattattattattattattattattattattattagtctcatCTTATTTTGAGTCTCTCTCATTCAAGTTCTTATGACTGtcttgttattatagaaatgatcagACATATCagagtgagtgcattaatataaccctgtgatttgtAGTGCAGCTGACACTAcatctgagctgctgttatagaaaaatctTATAgaaactccttctgaccaatcagaattctgCTCTATAATGTCATTTAGTATATCATAGCAttggttttaattaatttgaaattatgttgcctatttttttttttttgcacatttattagcTCCTTTACAGTTTACATAATGAGGGTTGAAAGTGTAAGCAGCACAGCACAGCAAAATTAAATTTGGGTCTTGTTGTGTATTAGTTGTGATGCTGCATATTTAGAGCAGGAGGCACAATTGTGTTTTGCATAAAGCAGCAGAATGGCCTGTGTCAGCCTTGTCTGTAGGACAAACCTTCACAGATATGGAAATTATCAAACACATGCCAGCAGGTTGCACACCCATGCAcacccaaaatggcaaaactgGCATTCACTGCAAAAGTTCCCTTAATTTGAAAGAGATGCTGCATCAGGGTAATATTTAGTTAATACACttagttaattatttaataaagatatACTAATGCACTTTAAAATTTatgttttctatttcttttaagTTGAGGTTTGCTGGCATTTTTTGTTGAGTAAAAATGTTCAGGTTTAAATTGTGATATTTAGCTCAAATAATCAAATCCAGCACAAATGGCTTGTCTGGCCATGTTGGATAAAATTCATGTTAAATGCGTGTGTGTCTACGATTCACTTTTAGAAAGGAGTTCCTCAAGGGTTTATTGAATAGTAAAGGGTTCTTAGCTACTCTGAAATGAAACCctgttctacatagaacttttaAGGGTTTCTCCAGAGGGAAGAACACTTTAATGTGGTAGAGGAAATCTTTTTGGCTTTTTGGTAAGACTGCAATAATTTGAACCTTATTTCTgtcccctttttcttttcttttttttttttttttaatttcctggcCTGGTCCTATACAGAATTTGTATGatttcaaaaaaacaaatacaatgtttttgagtttttatgtaaataaaataaaattaatttgtaaaaaaaaaaaaaaaagtcattgttGTACACGTTGACTTGTGTGAATTCTTACTGCACTGGATGCTGACCTGCAAATTTTCAATGCAATTTTCAAGACATATATGTACACAAATTTCACATTCATAGCCATAGATGATGTTATCATGTCATATATAGAGGAATACACCCTTACCTGGATCCAGGTGTTTCTGGCGGTTCTTTATTGTCTCGGAGTGTGGAGATCCGCAGCTGCGCTGTAAAACCCGCTGTCTTCCAGGACAGGAGTAACCGTGCAGGGGGTgtaagaaagatagatagatcgaAAAGGAGAGTGATGGTACAAAGGGAAACACCCATTCTGACGCCATAGCAGAGTCACGTAAAGAGGGATGAAGCACAAACTGACGTTTTGCCACCCCCTCACCCCCCACCCCTTGCTGAGCACCCAGGGTGGCAGAAGGGTGATAAGCACCCACTACACAGAGTGTGTTATCGATAAAGGCCAGTTTACAGCAGGGATACCCCAAACCTGCTAGCGTAATATTATTCCCCAACTGCTATGGACAGTGATCTAGTCAAAGTACGCAAGTGTGGGAGAGATGTAGAGAGGTAGAAGCAGTAAAACAGGAGAATAAGGCAATCATGGTGTTTGAGAGGTGTGAAGATTGAACGTGATGGTAGTAGGGTCTTGTAATCAGAATGAAAGCATCGGTATTTTAACGTCAGCTTGTTTACTGGTTGGGGATTCCCTTTTCAGAGGGCTTCCCCTTCATGGTCCTCCTCTGATCAGTTTGATATGCAGTTTTTTCCGCTGAGTCATTCATAATTGTAATGATGCTGCCAAAAAAGCTGCTTGGATTCATGTTTCTTGCAGGGCATCATGACATTAGTGACTAAAATATATCTGTAAGTAAACATGATAGGTATGAGGTAGCAAAATGATCCAGATATACAAAATGTTGTATCACAAATTGTACATGTTTAAGGCAAAGGCTGGATTAAAATCCAGAGAAATACAGTGCCCTGCAACAGTAGTAACCCCCTTggtctttttcatattttgcacattttccaCAAGTTATAACCTGGAAATGAAGCACCTTTAATTGGTACTTTAGGTCATTGATCTACACAAAATAGTtcacaatgttttaaaatgtatttacaaaaaaacaatcatgaaAAGTCTTGATTGTACATGTATTCATACTTGGCAGAACCACCTTTGGCTGCAGTTACAGCTTCATAGCTCAATT contains:
- the slc4a1a gene encoding solute carrier family 4 member 1a (Diego blood group), which codes for MEAVLNFPGDNDMSYEDADSPPASPFSMTLPEHTGSYDLEQKRQEQQEGQPPESYIINTHPDAAWNTNTNATTRGDSQSYVELNELVGEKWQETGRWVGYEETFNPTTGKWGSSHISCLTFRSLIQLRRVMSTAAVLLDLSEKDFIVIAEKIVDELLGKNEIRASDQGTLLKALLEKRSQAGGTQVTSAGIEMQTFSVTKQRDTSDNVEASIVLSGAVDSLQKPVVAFVRLQDSVVMDGIMEASVPVRFIFVLAGPAESGIDFHESGRAMGTLLADWVFSLEAYLADSEKELNNAIADFMDCSIVIPPTEIQTETMLQPIIRFQKKMLRERLRPADTRILLGAKAKEPEQPRDDPLARTGYPFGGMVKDIKRRYRHYLSDFIDAINPQVLSAIIFIYFAALSPAITFGGLLADKTNKWMGVPELMISTSIQGIIFCLFAAQPVLVIGFSGPLLVFEEAFYNFCNSQGYEYIVGRVWVGMWLIIIVLIVVAAEASFLVRFISRFTQEIFSILISLIFIYETFFKLYKIFKDYPLKNTSVANSTNGSTAQDHYPNTALLSMCLMLGCFFIAYFFRRFKNSIFLPGPIRRMIGDFGVPIALLLMVVVDVSIKDVYTQKLQVPKGLNVSKPEERGWIINPMGLKETFPTWLIFACAIPALLVFILIFLESQITTLIVSKPERKMVKGSGFHLDLLLIVMMGGIASIFGFPWLSATTVRSVTHANALTVMSKGPKPEITKVLEQRVSGIIVATLVGASIFMEPVLTLIPMSALFGIFLYMGVTSLSGVQLWDRIQLLIVPKKYHPSLPYATRVKTWRMHLFTLIQLVCLGILWAVKSTEASLALPFVLILTVPLRIFMSGRLFTTTEMKCLDSDDAKVTFEEEQGVDVYDECPFS